One genomic window of Raphanus sativus cultivar WK10039 unplaced genomic scaffold, ASM80110v3 Scaffold3372, whole genome shotgun sequence includes the following:
- the LOC130506535 gene encoding uncharacterized protein LOC130506535, whose translation MTITTNGDYESQDEAEMEAMGSGEEVEYPDTGELLVTRRVQWLDNKTELKVTEQVKISFSVGKYQDEVVCDVVPMQAGHILLGRPWQFDRATFHNGRTNYYSFKFKDRKYNLAPLNPSEVHELQAKMNKEDQTLSAQGTVLLMVLKECLSIGSSDTQLPKQAQAVLDKFQDLFPEEIPAGLPPIRGIEHQIDLVPGSALPNKPAYRMNPEETKELEKQVQDLMDKGYIRESLSPCAVPVLLVPKKDGSWRIRA comes from the exons ATGACTATCACCACCAATGGAGACTATGAGTCTCAAGATGAAGCCGAAATGGAAGCAATGGGCTCTGGAGAAGAAGTAGAGTATCCGGATACTGGAGAGTTGTTGGTCACTCGGAGA GTGCAATGGTTagacaacaagactgagctgaaggtcactgagcaagtAAAGATATCTTTTAGTGTTGGTAAGTACCAAGATGAAGTAGTGTGTGATGTGGTGCCAATGCAAGCCGGTCACATCTTGTTGGgtaggccttggcaatttgatcGAGCCACAttccacaatggacgcaccaactactattcTTTCAAGTTCAAAGACCGCAAATACAACCTAGCACCACTCAACCCATCTGAGGTACATGAGCTACAAGCTAAGATGAACAAGGAAGATCAG ACCTTGAGTGCTCAAGGCACTGTACTGCTAATGGTTTTAAAAGAGTGTTTAAGTATAGGAAGCTCAGATACACAACTTCCTAAACAAGCTCAAGCCGTGCTAGACAAGTTTCAAGACTTGTTCCCTGAAGAGATACCAGCTGGACTGCCTCCAATAAGAGGGATTGAGCACCAAATTGATCTCGTTCCAGGTtctgctttgccaaacaaaccagcctATAGGATGAATCCGGAAGAGACCAAAGAGTTAGAGAAGCAAGTTCAAGACCTGATGGATAAAGGATACATCCGAGagagtctaagtccttgtgctgtGCCGGTTCTCTTAGTTCCCAAGAAAGATGGAtcatggaggat AAGAGCTTAG